Proteins from a single region of Bacteroidota bacterium:
- a CDS encoding VOC family protein, protein MNDILNTYKPDNFHTVTPYLFVDKPQLLIDFLKNAFFAKEINRSVNPTNGDIANCILQIGDTCFMISQAREQFEGMRTALYLFVDDVEAVHQRAVDNGAKIEFEPADMPYEDRQSGIIDPCGNYWWISKRQVKKGYHE, encoded by the coding sequence ATGAACGACATACTTAATACATACAAACCTGACAACTTTCATACAGTTACTCCATATCTTTTTGTTGACAAACCACAACTCTTAATTGACTTTCTGAAAAATGCCTTTTTTGCGAAAGAAATTAACCGTTCTGTAAACCCAACCAATGGAGATATAGCAAACTGTATTCTGCAAATAGGCGACACTTGCTTTATGATTAGTCAAGCCAGAGAACAATTTGAAGGAATGAGAACAGCACTTTATCTTTTCGTTGACGATGTAGAAGCTGTTCATCAAAGAGCCGTTGACAATGGAGCGAAAATTGAATTTGAACCAGCAGATATGCCATACGAAGACAGACAATCGGGTATAATTGACCCTTGTGGAAATTATTGGTGGATTTCAAAACGACAAGTAAAAAAGGGTTATCACGAATAA
- a CDS encoding T9SS type A sorting domain-containing protein yields MKKLLLTTIAGFRFAFCAALWVGSSQNNLKVNEEKSCNAHCTHEHKKHEDTRTGKTRCMLEEGENHYLTYIHSYEKDTIDGTLDIAVIIEAEDTSYIGNVFTFEVQGSFFSGGDIFHTNRDSLMPGDTLMFHFSVSYNVDSVPFYPADLYFSVKDSLNGDTTRREFISRAKVYFTPWNTAEVWDFDDFHGLNRVWLAKGGNPERVYINKNSLPISDITTDTIPDDAFYRQIDGLAYAIPFIEPDTFNWDYPYDTTGGSMMIPNGSRNVDRRADGCGWWRRDFTARIQNFRFFSWYTPPGGTATQVWLKNATVKVYVDRWPSSKVADLRTDDEGYIVNDEGNRTVDLEYCAGKNRGSIDMWFEVHMNDPDDKNQLRVRMNDSRKRSYVYELEKRGVGYSASYPVVSGTFGNNAGTWWENEIPLEDLGLTYTFFAWAFDYTNRELQGTGQELGPNLKIRVSSNSSAARYVPLNVPKSITLGMQTNEPAYIRERTIFHEFGHYVFYHFHGHWNWFWTNGNHSGRFNNENSKLTMSEGVANGFAGIMNEMTWSRLGQISNQRLYHQRPFFRNTGDAIADRNPNNARLNHPYLSENYLASVMLDLWDGTQNYAAYGNTQTGPQLGPDRNDVIGGINMDNFEMSFKDICRPFWENTGDVNSIEEYFHFLIKNASCNQRPAIRRIFQFNSENIDGTITNAGDFPVFSSDEIFTEREITAIGYDIKSNDETEEKNRDFDQKINMQVMSGSANSYNVTRFVQFISSAPVWIRSHGDVGLSDNHRVVNNARLQIHGNEPPRFFNNTPVNTTFDQFNGDMQVSLCSGTRLEIGEDGILEIGSISPARDADFYIKPESVVVLETGGDLVINNNSTFIIDVGGRLDIHPGARIVLNGPNAVLEVKGQIRLMQNADFTVEGGAQGFGYIKFHKNMNNNPKLLEGLGNNNIILTGTGTTHRLIEITGNEGWQIPPSITNVDISDCKITLGGGSRLNLENNNRFRLNNVDVDKITSLQSRHKGIYVWGWGMYSEIENVTIKGGIQGLLYYPIHRDEQFSDAYLNSRKVLKTHVVKNSRFEDNITGIKAIRVPVWLIDNEIDGYHTHGVRTYGTLSRDVYMVNNLVDNSGSGSSTLDTGVSFWGGIPMTNLLFRKNTVSGNRIGLYGFQTRVIPGCNTIENNNQIGITMEGRADLFMNNVFNFGGYNTLNNNNSNILSRYWGRTSLNGGVNYFDMGTGVQFALFGNLVPYDPISYIANNNVFNVTVDPFLSPPVHTWSDVVNSGKNGYFKYEYSPSGLRNFSNVNIFNPSLIGNMITAECGKTDWETVPVLTNGVPPALPVTYHDIVDMDNFPGGSYIIVTNDYWNVPIKDVLADLYLRATELDGETPSDIIASYIDIFENSYTPIDSTREIFYELYSQMHGNLSYWINSGTVNTRVNDTLQEDNVFQQIADLIDDLIEQSASDSMHFLFDSEFNLQIEKIELMRAASNYGIALNLIDNLKPLVFSDPAKNFVLTKVECITQAENELFLGNYSPDSLLMVFGECLDLYFDDPYFDSTSGELKISSHQEIVPKKESIQVWPNPAQNELNINILSEGLKSEFEIYNLVGNKIMSGNLQNGLQTINLNSIPNGLYIVKINSGQEIRSYKIVVMK; encoded by the coding sequence ATGAAAAAGTTATTATTAACAACAATTGCAGGGTTTAGATTTGCCTTTTGCGCTGCCCTGTGGGTGGGCAGTAGCCAAAACAATCTTAAAGTTAACGAAGAAAAGAGTTGCAATGCGCATTGCACACATGAACACAAAAAGCATGAAGATACACGAACAGGAAAGACTAGGTGTATGTTAGAAGAAGGCGAAAATCATTATCTGACCTATATACATAGTTATGAGAAAGATACGATAGATGGAACATTGGACATAGCAGTTATAATTGAAGCAGAGGACACAAGCTATATTGGTAATGTTTTTACTTTTGAGGTGCAAGGTAGCTTTTTTAGCGGAGGAGATATTTTTCACACAAACCGTGACAGTCTGATGCCGGGAGATACGCTTATGTTTCACTTTTCTGTTAGCTATAACGTAGATTCTGTTCCATTCTATCCTGCGGACTTATACTTTTCTGTTAAGGATAGTTTGAATGGGGACACAACAAGACGAGAGTTTATTTCCAGAGCCAAGGTCTATTTCACACCATGGAACACTGCAGAGGTTTGGGATTTTGATGATTTTCATGGACTGAATAGAGTTTGGCTTGCAAAAGGAGGGAACCCTGAAAGGGTATATATAAACAAAAACAGCCTACCTATTTCTGATATAACAACAGATACCATACCCGATGATGCTTTTTACAGACAAATTGATGGCTTGGCTTATGCCATTCCATTTATTGAACCCGATACTTTCAATTGGGACTATCCCTATGACACAACAGGTGGGTCTATGATGATTCCAAATGGAAGCAGAAATGTTGATAGAAGGGCTGATGGATGTGGATGGTGGAGAAGAGATTTTACTGCACGCATTCAAAATTTCAGATTTTTTAGTTGGTACACCCCACCGGGAGGAACAGCAACACAGGTTTGGTTAAAAAATGCTACAGTAAAAGTATATGTAGATAGGTGGCCATCATCTAAGGTCGCTGATTTGCGAACAGATGATGAAGGGTATATTGTGAATGATGAAGGAAATAGAACCGTTGATTTAGAATATTGTGCAGGAAAAAATAGAGGATCTATTGACATGTGGTTTGAAGTGCACATGAACGACCCGGATGACAAAAATCAACTTAGGGTAAGAATGAATGACAGCCGAAAAAGATCTTATGTTTATGAATTAGAAAAGCGAGGTGTTGGATACAGCGCATCTTATCCTGTTGTGAGTGGAACATTTGGAAACAATGCAGGCACATGGTGGGAAAATGAAATACCACTAGAGGATTTAGGACTTACCTACACTTTTTTTGCTTGGGCTTTTGATTACACCAATAGGGAATTGCAAGGAACAGGACAAGAATTAGGTCCAAATTTGAAAATAAGAGTTTCATCAAATAGTTCTGCCGCAAGGTATGTACCTCTTAATGTTCCTAAATCAATAACATTGGGCATGCAAACAAATGAACCAGCTTATATTAGGGAGCGTACTATTTTTCATGAATTTGGACATTATGTTTTTTATCATTTTCATGGTCATTGGAATTGGTTTTGGACCAATGGCAATCATTCTGGAAGGTTTAATAATGAAAACAGTAAACTTACTATGAGCGAGGGGGTTGCAAACGGTTTTGCAGGTATTATGAATGAAATGACATGGAGTAGATTAGGGCAAATTTCTAATCAAAGACTTTATCACCAAAGACCCTTTTTTAGAAATACAGGAGACGCTATTGCAGATAGAAATCCGAATAATGCAAGACTAAACCACCCCTATTTAAGCGAAAATTACCTTGCTTCTGTTATGCTCGACCTTTGGGATGGAACGCAAAATTATGCAGCCTATGGAAACACTCAAACCGGACCACAATTGGGGCCAGATAGAAATGATGTTATTGGAGGTATAAACATGGACAATTTCGAGATGTCGTTCAAAGATATTTGCCGTCCTTTTTGGGAAAACACGGGGGATGTAAATAGTATTGAGGAATATTTTCATTTTCTGATTAAGAATGCTTCATGCAATCAACGCCCAGCCATAAGGCGAATTTTTCAGTTTAATTCGGAGAATATTGACGGGACAATAACAAATGCAGGAGATTTTCCAGTTTTTAGTTCCGATGAAATATTTACAGAAAGAGAGATAACAGCTATAGGTTACGATATTAAAAGCAACGATGAAACCGAAGAGAAAAATCGTGATTTTGACCAGAAAATCAATATGCAGGTTATGTCAGGATCTGCTAATTCGTATAATGTTACACGTTTTGTACAATTCATAAGTTCTGCGCCCGTTTGGATTAGATCACACGGTGATGTTGGGTTGTCAGACAATCACAGGGTAGTAAACAATGCCAGATTACAAATTCACGGGAATGAACCACCAAGGTTTTTCAACAATACACCTGTGAACACTACATTCGACCAATTTAATGGTGATATGCAAGTTTCTCTATGCAGTGGAACAAGACTTGAAATAGGAGAAGATGGAATTTTAGAGATCGGGAGTATTTCACCTGCAAGAGATGCAGATTTTTATATCAAACCAGAGAGTGTTGTTGTTTTAGAAACAGGAGGCGATTTAGTCATCAACAACAACTCCACTTTTATCATAGATGTAGGAGGTCGTTTAGACATCCACCCCGGAGCAAGAATTGTTTTGAATGGACCTAATGCGGTATTAGAAGTAAAAGGTCAAATCAGGCTGATGCAAAACGCGGACTTCACGGTTGAAGGAGGAGCGCAGGGATTCGGATACATTAAGTTTCACAAAAACATGAACAACAACCCCAAGCTGCTTGAAGGTTTGGGAAACAACAACATCATATTAACAGGTACCGGAACTACGCACAGGTTGATTGAAATTACAGGTAATGAAGGTTGGCAGATTCCGCCCAGTATTACCAATGTGGATATTTCTGATTGTAAAATTACACTTGGAGGAGGAAGCAGACTAAACTTGGAAAACAACAACAGGTTTCGCTTGAACAATGTGGATGTAGATAAAATTACATCACTACAATCACGCCATAAAGGAATTTATGTTTGGGGCTGGGGTATGTATTCCGAAATTGAAAATGTTACAATAAAAGGAGGAATTCAAGGTTTATTGTATTACCCCATTCATAGAGACGAACAATTTTCAGATGCCTATTTAAATTCACGAAAAGTTCTTAAAACCCATGTAGTTAAAAACAGCAGGTTTGAAGATAATATAACGGGTATTAAAGCTATCAGAGTACCAGTTTGGTTAATTGACAATGAAATTGACGGATATCATACCCACGGGGTAAGGACTTATGGCACGCTCTCCAGAGATGTTTATATGGTTAATAATTTAGTAGACAATTCAGGTTCAGGCTCTTCTACTTTAGACACAGGTGTAAGTTTTTGGGGTGGCATTCCCATGACAAATCTGCTGTTTAGAAAAAATACTGTTTCAGGCAATAGAATTGGTCTTTATGGGTTTCAGACAAGAGTAATTCCGGGATGCAATACAATAGAAAACAACAACCAAATTGGCATTACTATGGAAGGCAGGGCCGATTTGTTCATGAACAATGTTTTCAATTTTGGCGGCTACAATACGCTAAACAATAACAATAGCAACATTTTAAGCCGGTATTGGGGCAGAACATCATTAAACGGGGGTGTAAATTATTTTGACATGGGTACAGGTGTTCAATTTGCGCTATTTGGCAATCTTGTACCTTATGACCCCATTTCCTATATTGCAAATAATAATGTTTTCAATGTAACCGTTGACCCGTTTTTAAGCCCACCCGTTCATACATGGAGCGATGTAGTAAATTCAGGTAAAAACGGTTATTTTAAATATGAATACTCGCCAAGCGGATTGCGAAATTTTAGCAACGTAAACATTTTTAACCCTAGTCTTATTGGAAACATGATTACTGCTGAGTGTGGCAAGACAGATTGGGAAACTGTGCCTGTTTTAACAAATGGCGTACCTCCTGCTTTACCTGTTACTTATCATGATATTGTTGACATGGATAATTTCCCTGGTGGTAGTTATATAATAGTTACCAATGACTATTGGAATGTACCGATAAAGGATGTGTTGGCTGATTTATATTTAAGAGCAACTGAATTGGATGGTGAAACCCCTTCTGATATCATTGCATCTTATATTGATATTTTCGAAAATTCATATACTCCTATTGATTCTACACGCGAAATCTTCTACGAATTATACAGCCAAATGCACGGTAATTTGAGTTATTGGATAAACAGTGGCACGGTAAACACAAGAGTAAATGATACTTTACAGGAGGATAATGTATTTCAACAAATAGCCGATTTGATTGATGATTTAATTGAGCAAAGCGCCTCGGATTCCATGCACTTTTTATTTGATAGTGAATTTAATTTGCAAATTGAGAAGATTGAATTAATGCGCGCTGCATCCAACTATGGCATAGCGCTGAATTTAATAGACAATCTGAAACCTCTTGTATTTTCAGACCCTGCAAAGAATTTTGTACTCACTAAAGTTGAATGTATTACACAAGCAGAAAATGAATTGTTTCTTGGCAACTATTCCCCGGATAGCTTACTAATGGTTTTTGGAGAATGTTTAGACCTGTATTTTGATGACCCATACTTTGATTCAACATCAGGGGAATTAAAAATCAGTTCTCATCAGGAAATTGTACCAAAAAAGGAATCCATTCAAGTATGGCCAAACCCTGCTCAAAACGAATTAAACATTAATATTCTTTCAGAGGGTTTGAAGTCTGAATTTGAGATATATAATTTAGTTGGCAATAAAATTATGTCAGGGAATTTGCAAAATGGTCTACAAACAATTAACTTGAACAGTATTCCAAACGGCTTGTACATTGTGAAAATAAATTCAGGTCAGGAAATTCGAAGTTATAAAATTGTCGTAATGAAGTAA
- a CDS encoding DEAD/DEAH box helicase family protein produces MKNEKLTRKEIIDNRLKQAGWNVTDRTQVIEEFDIQLTVVEEPTTPYAGHQYSDYVLLGKDGKPLAVIEAKKTSVDAALGREQAKQYCYNIQSTQGVDLPFCFYTNGHDIYFWDLDNYPPKKVYGFPTRDDLERYAYIRKARKQLAGELINTKIAGRNYQVASIRAVMEAVEKRKRKFLLVMATGTGKTRTCIALVDALMRAGWAERVLFLVDRIALRDQTLEAFKEHLPNEPRWPKQGEKEIATDRRIYVSTYPTMLNVIRNEEKSLSPHFFDLIVVDESHRSIYNTYQEILDYFNTITLGLTATPTDVIDHNTFQLFECEDGVPTFAYSYEEAVNHIPPFLSNFQVMKIKTKFQDEGINKRTISLEDQQKLMLEGKEIEEINFEGTEIEKKVINRGTNALIVREFMEESIKDANGVLPGKTIFFCISKAHARRVEEIFDSLYPEYKGELAKVLVSEDPRVYGKGGLLDQFVSNDMPRIAISVDMLDTGIDVRELVNLVFAKPVYSYTKFWQMIGRGTRLLEPEKIKPWCTEKDNFLILDCWDNFEYFKLNPRGKELKGQIPLPVRLFGVRLEKIEEAQTQSKAEIVDKEVQKIRKQVEVLPKNSVVIMEAKHELQRLEDENFWSNLTSDKMEFLEAVVKPLLRTVSNVDFKAMRFEKDIVEVSLAHLAGETEKFETLKESIIEEIGELPLSINIVAREQELIRQAQSNHYWATINEDKFEELIQKLSPLMKFREAVIPLAPAKFNLKDIVAEKEFIEFGPQHEALSVAKYRELVEKKINELVSSSPILQKLKQGQEITTDEAEQLAEELHNEHPHITIDLLRKVYNHRKAALVQFIKHILGIEQLETFAETVTKAFDDFVSKHSYLTSRQLQFLDLLKNFVLEKGDVSKRNLIESPFTMLHPEGIRGIFNQKEIDEILSLTEQVLAA; encoded by the coding sequence GTGAAAAACGAAAAACTGACAAGGAAAGAAATCATTGACAACCGCTTAAAACAAGCGGGTTGGAATGTGACTGACCGAACTCAGGTGATTGAGGAATTTGATATTCAGTTGACAGTTGTTGAAGAACCGACAACGCCATACGCTGGACACCAATACAGCGACTACGTTTTATTAGGCAAGGACGGCAAACCGCTTGCAGTGATTGAAGCTAAAAAGACTTCGGTAGACGCTGCACTCGGACGAGAACAAGCCAAACAATATTGCTACAACATTCAATCAACACAAGGCGTTGACTTGCCTTTCTGCTTTTACACCAACGGACACGACATTTACTTTTGGGACTTAGACAATTACCCGCCAAAGAAAGTATATGGCTTTCCAACTCGTGACGACCTTGAACGCTACGCATACATTCGCAAAGCAAGAAAACAATTAGCAGGTGAACTTATCAATACCAAAATTGCAGGACGAAATTATCAGGTTGCTTCAATCCGTGCTGTAATGGAAGCCGTTGAAAAACGAAAACGTAAATTCTTGTTGGTAATGGCGACAGGCACAGGCAAGACAAGAACTTGCATTGCCTTGGTTGACGCATTAATGAGAGCAGGTTGGGCAGAGAGAGTTTTATTCCTTGTTGACAGAATTGCATTGCGTGACCAAACTCTGGAAGCATTCAAAGAACATTTGCCCAACGAACCACGCTGGCCAAAGCAAGGCGAAAAAGAAATTGCCACCGACAGACGAATTTATGTTTCGACTTATCCGACCATGTTGAACGTCATTCGCAACGAAGAGAAAAGTTTAAGTCCGCATTTCTTTGATTTGATTGTGGTGGACGAAAGCCACCGTAGTATTTACAATACCTATCAGGAAATTCTTGATTACTTCAATACCATTACACTTGGCTTGACAGCCACACCAACGGATGTAATTGACCACAATACTTTTCAATTATTTGAGTGCGAAGATGGCGTTCCAACTTTTGCTTATTCCTACGAAGAAGCAGTAAATCACATTCCGCCATTCCTGAGCAATTTTCAGGTAATGAAAATCAAAACCAAATTTCAGGATGAAGGAATAAACAAGCGGACAATTTCATTGGAAGACCAACAAAAACTGATGTTGGAAGGAAAAGAAATTGAAGAAATCAATTTCGAAGGAACAGAGATTGAAAAGAAAGTAATCAATCGGGGAACGAATGCTTTGATTGTCCGTGAGTTCATGGAAGAAAGCATTAAAGATGCCAACGGAGTTTTGCCAGGGAAAACGATTTTCTTTTGCATCAGCAAAGCACATGCAAGACGAGTTGAAGAAATATTCGATTCACTTTATCCCGAATACAAAGGCGAATTAGCCAAAGTATTGGTAAGCGAAGACCCACGGGTTTACGGAAAAGGCGGTTTGCTCGACCAGTTTGTGAGCAACGATATGCCACGCATTGCCATTAGTGTTGACATGCTCGACACGGGAATTGATGTTCGTGAATTGGTGAATTTGGTTTTTGCAAAACCAGTTTACAGCTATACCAAGTTTTGGCAGATGATAGGTAGAGGAACTCGTTTACTCGAACCTGAAAAAATAAAACCTTGGTGCACTGAAAAAGATAATTTCCTGATTCTCGATTGTTGGGACAACTTTGAATATTTCAAACTCAATCCGAGAGGCAAAGAACTAAAAGGACAAATTCCTTTGCCAGTTCGCTTGTTTGGTGTTCGATTAGAAAAGATTGAAGAAGCCCAAACACAAAGCAAAGCTGAAATTGTGGACAAAGAAGTTCAAAAAATCAGAAAGCAAGTTGAAGTACTTCCGAAAAACTCGGTAGTGATTATGGAGGCCAAACATGAACTTCAACGCTTAGAAGATGAAAACTTCTGGAGCAACCTGACTTCTGATAAAATGGAATTTTTAGAAGCGGTTGTAAAACCATTGCTTCGCACGGTTTCAAATGTTGATTTCAAAGCCATGCGATTTGAAAAAGATATTGTGGAAGTTTCTTTGGCTCATCTGGCAGGTGAAACCGAAAAGTTTGAAACCCTGAAAGAAAGCATTATTGAAGAAATTGGCGAACTGCCTTTGAGCATCAACATTGTGGCAAGAGAGCAGGAATTGATTCGTCAGGCACAAAGCAATCATTATTGGGCAACCATCAATGAAGACAAGTTTGAAGAACTGATTCAAAAACTTTCGCCTTTGATGAAATTCCGTGAAGCAGTTATTCCGTTAGCTCCTGCCAAATTCAACCTAAAAGACATTGTTGCCGAAAAGGAATTTATTGAGTTTGGTCCGCAACACGAAGCGTTGAGTGTAGCCAAATACCGTGAACTGGTGGAAAAGAAAATCAATGAACTGGTATCAAGCAGTCCGATTTTACAAAAACTAAAACAAGGACAGGAAATCACCACAGATGAAGCCGAGCAATTGGCAGAAGAACTACATAATGAGCATCCACATATTACCATTGATTTGCTTCGCAAGGTTTATAACCACCGCAAAGCAGCATTGGTGCAATTCATCAAACATATTTTAGGCATTGAGCAATTAGAAACCTTTGCCGAAACTGTTACCAAAGCATTTGATGATTTTGTTTCCAAACACAGTTACCTCACAAGCAGACAACTTCAATTTCTTGATTTGCTCAAGAATTTTGTGTTGGAAAAAGGTGATGTAAGCAAACGCAACCTGATTGAATCTCCCTTTACCATGCTTCACCCCGAAGGCATTAGAGGAATTTTTAATCAAAAAGAGATTGACGAAATTTTAAGTTTAACCGAACAAGTATTAGCAGCCTAG
- a CDS encoding serpin family protein → MKRQTAIILTLILTTLFSCKNDRNFPEVKKLSEYKNTQFIPTLEHKISNEKNSVYCATLLFAWDEIRKQINSPLTISDEYFDLKLLNKSTSFENVLKSNEYEVSGEVDGDLITARAEFNKSLPFELKLQSFKNKLTFDGQKVSSFGVNGYDSYEQLKIVKIIYYKNDNNFIIKLLPKDKEHEIILFKTDQTFNSIAEMTSEIEKLTEIGKTEKKNEKISWKYYYNEEDIVIIPKFNFNIETNYTNLEGNRFSSNKQNFQIETALQRTAFILDESGAEIESEAEIAVAVEEIEEEYEKPKPKKMVFDKPFLILIKRIDAKNPYFGLWTTNTELMTKE, encoded by the coding sequence ATGAAAAGACAGACAGCAATCATATTGACACTTATCTTGACAACATTATTTAGTTGCAAGAATGACAGGAATTTTCCAGAAGTAAAAAAACTATCTGAATATAAAAACACGCAATTCATTCCGACTTTGGAACATAAAATTTCAAATGAGAAAAATTCGGTTTATTGTGCAACATTACTATTCGCTTGGGACGAAATAAGAAAACAGATTAACTCACCTTTGACAATTTCTGACGAGTATTTTGACTTGAAACTGCTCAACAAATCGACTTCTTTCGAAAATGTTTTGAAAAGTAATGAGTATGAAGTTAGCGGAGAAGTTGACGGAGATTTAATAACTGCACGAGCCGAATTTAATAAATCATTACCCTTTGAACTCAAACTTCAAAGTTTCAAAAACAAGTTGACTTTTGACGGACAAAAAGTTTCTTCATTTGGCGTTAATGGTTATGACAGTTACGAACAACTAAAAATTGTAAAAATCATTTACTATAAAAACGACAACAATTTTATAATTAAACTGCTTCCAAAAGACAAGGAACACGAAATCATTTTGTTCAAGACAGACCAAACTTTCAATTCAATAGCCGAAATGACCAGTGAAATCGAAAAGCTGACCGAAATCGGAAAGACTGAAAAGAAGAACGAAAAAATAAGTTGGAAGTATTATTACAATGAAGAAGACATAGTAATTATTCCAAAGTTCAATTTTAACATTGAGACAAATTATACTAATTTAGAAGGTAATAGATTTAGCTCAAATAAACAGAATTTTCAAATAGAAACTGCTTTGCAGAGAACTGCTTTTATTTTAGACGAAAGCGGTGCAGAAATTGAAAGTGAAGCAGAAATCGCTGTTGCAGTTGAAGAAATTGAAGAAGAATACGAAAAGCCAAAACCTAAAAAAATGGTTTTCGACAAGCCATTCTTAATTTTAATAAAACGAATAGACGCTAAAAACCCATATTTTGGACTATGGACAACGAACACAGAATTAATGACGAAAGAATAA